The following coding sequences lie in one Acidobacteriota bacterium genomic window:
- a CDS encoding MotA/TolQ/ExbB proton channel family protein — MILTECYAQFSDVAGSLALAMQSGNPPSLPSSPIEMIRVMSWYGLAVMAVLLVMSVYSIAVILERYLTFNAAAKQSREFAPRVAEMLRAAHIEEAIRLSQHYRRSHLAVVVNSGLQELTAQRGLNADRQMRKAKRALRRAAAMKSADLQRGLSALATIGSTAPFVGLFGTVIGIIDAFHKMNSEQSAGFSTVAGGISEALVATAFGLMVAIPAVWMFNYFTSRVGRFAVEMHNSADELVDFFLQQQESQ; from the coding sequence ATGATTCTGACGGAATGTTACGCGCAATTTTCAGATGTGGCCGGTTCGCTTGCGCTGGCAATGCAAAGCGGAAATCCGCCTTCGTTGCCATCGTCTCCCATAGAAATGATCCGGGTCATGAGTTGGTATGGTTTGGCGGTCATGGCTGTGCTGTTGGTGATGTCCGTCTATTCGATTGCCGTCATTCTGGAACGCTATCTGACCTTCAATGCGGCGGCCAAACAATCGCGCGAATTTGCTCCGCGCGTGGCGGAAATGTTGCGGGCGGCGCACATCGAAGAAGCGATCCGGCTTTCCCAGCATTATCGCCGCAGCCACCTGGCCGTCGTCGTCAATTCCGGGTTGCAGGAACTGACTGCGCAGCGCGGATTGAATGCCGACCGGCAAATGCGAAAAGCCAAACGCGCGTTGCGCCGAGCGGCGGCAATGAAAAGCGCCGATTTACAGCGCGGGCTTTCCGCGTTAGCGACAATTGGTTCGACCGCGCCGTTCGTTGGATTGTTCGGAACGGTCATCGGAATCATTGACGCTTTCCACAAAATGAACAGCGAACAAAGCGCCGGATTCAGCACCGTCGCCGGAGGCATTTCCGAAGCTCTGGTGGCGACGGCATTCGGGTTGATGGTGGCGATTCCAGCGGTATGGATGTTCAATTACTTCACCAGCCGCGTAGGGCGTTTTGCCGTTGAAATGCACAATTCGGCGGACGAATTGGTGGATTTCTTTCTGCAACAGCAAGAATCGCAATAA
- a CDS encoding SDR family oxidoreductase codes for MKIDHTTVAVVTGAASGIGRALAIRLAAEGAQLALCDINEPELKGTARLAAKPGVKISTHVVDVSDRERMQAFVGEVLSEHGRAHLVINNAGVALGGTVEELAVEDFEWLLGINLWGVIYGTKMFLPVLRQQPRGHIVNISSVFGIIAPPGQSAYATSKFAVRGFTESLRHELKGSNITVTSVHPGGIRTNIARNARAGSAVGASVIEKEIEFFDKVAKTLPESAAEAIVRGVLNEKEKILIGSDAWIIDKVQRLMPIRYWSFLGTLLEKLAT; via the coding sequence ATGAAAATTGATCACACAACCGTCGCGGTAGTCACAGGTGCAGCTTCTGGAATTGGGCGCGCGCTGGCCATTCGCCTGGCTGCCGAAGGCGCGCAACTCGCCTTGTGCGATATCAATGAACCGGAGCTGAAGGGAACGGCTCGACTTGCTGCCAAACCCGGCGTCAAAATCTCCACGCACGTGGTGGACGTTTCCGACCGTGAACGGATGCAGGCGTTCGTCGGCGAAGTTCTTTCCGAACACGGGCGCGCTCATCTGGTCATCAACAACGCGGGAGTCGCGCTCGGCGGCACAGTGGAAGAACTGGCCGTCGAGGATTTTGAATGGTTGCTCGGCATTAACCTTTGGGGAGTGATTTATGGCACGAAGATGTTTTTGCCCGTTTTGCGTCAACAACCGCGCGGTCATATCGTCAACATCTCGTCGGTTTTCGGCATCATTGCTCCGCCGGGCCAGTCGGCGTATGCAACCAGCAAATTTGCCGTTCGCGGATTTACCGAATCGCTGCGCCACGAATTGAAAGGCAGCAATATCACCGTCACTTCAGTTCACCCCGGAGGCATTCGCACAAACATTGCGCGCAACGCACGCGCAGGATCCGCAGTGGGCGCTTCGGTTATTGAAAAAGAAATCGAATTTTTTGATAAAGTTGCAAAGACGTTGCCCGAATCCGCCGCCGAGGCAATCGTCCGAGGCGTACTCAACGAGAAGGAAAAAATTCTGATCGGTTCCGACGCCTGGATAATTGATAAAGTTCAGCGGTTGATGCCCATTCGATATTGGAGTTTTCTGGGCACGCTGCTGGAAAAATTGGCGACATAA
- a CDS encoding alpha/beta hydrolase, whose product MPSWQARLFSAFTRLTIKRGARKKATDEAARAKLIRKLFEPPDFLRPKPPAEVRVQPVTDWGVHGEWLDSGPTDRTIYYLHGGGYVACSPRTHRAFTANLALAANAKVLSLDYRLAPENKFPAAVEDAVSGYRLLLERERPERIVIGGDSAGGGLAVATLIALRERGLAMPAGAFLLSPWTDLAATGDSIVTNEQTDPMLSGKLASRLAALYYGEASPTDPLASPLYGDLRGLPPLLIYVSDTEILLDDSKRLAERARQQGVKVDLHIWSGLPHVWPIFVAFGIPESKIVLGEIAEFVKQQTSMLRKRETAA is encoded by the coding sequence ATGCCAAGCTGGCAAGCACGATTATTTTCAGCATTCACGCGATTGACGATCAAACGCGGGGCCAGAAAGAAAGCGACGGACGAAGCAGCGCGCGCGAAACTCATCCGTAAACTGTTCGAACCGCCGGATTTTCTTCGCCCGAAACCGCCCGCAGAAGTTCGCGTTCAACCTGTCACGGACTGGGGCGTTCATGGCGAATGGCTGGACAGCGGGCCAACTGATCGCACGATTTATTACCTGCACGGCGGCGGATATGTTGCGTGCTCTCCGCGAACGCACCGCGCGTTCACGGCCAATCTGGCGCTGGCGGCAAATGCCAAGGTCCTTTCATTGGATTATCGCCTGGCGCCGGAAAACAAATTTCCGGCTGCCGTCGAAGACGCCGTCAGCGGATACCGATTGCTCCTGGAACGCGAACGACCGGAACGCATTGTCATCGGCGGAGATTCGGCCGGCGGTGGTTTGGCGGTGGCTACGTTGATTGCGTTGCGGGAACGCGGGCTGGCCATGCCGGCGGGCGCGTTTCTGCTTTCACCGTGGACGGACTTGGCAGCCACCGGCGATTCGATTGTAACCAATGAACAAACTGATCCAATGTTGTCAGGCAAACTGGCATCCCGGTTGGCGGCGCTCTATTACGGCGAAGCGTCACCAACGGACCCGCTGGCGTCTCCCTTATATGGTGATTTACGCGGGTTGCCGCCACTGCTGATTTACGTCAGTGACACTGAAATTCTGCTGGATGATTCCAAACGATTGGCCGAACGCGCACGGCAACAAGGCGTCAAGGTTGACCTTCACATTTGGAGCGGACTTCCGCATGTCTGGCCGATTTTCGTCGCTTTCGGAATTCCCGAATCGAAAATCGTGCTCGGCGAAATTGCCGAGTTCGTCAAACAACAAACTTCTATGCTGCGGAAACGTGAAACCGCGGCGTAG
- a CDS encoding FAD-dependent oxidoreductase: MSDPTNQLVVVIGAGPAGVYGVRKLAEAGHEVIILNRDIKPGGLVEYGIYFNKHKLKEGVRKQFRTILADPRIHYVGHVKVGQQADLTLEEVRDLLKPSAIVVAAGAQGTKALGIPGDNAIGVYHAKDLVYHFNGLPEFTKRDFQMGDRVAIIGVGNVMVDIAHWLVHEKKVGEIIAVARRGPAQRAYTDVEIQAVAANMNLAEFDAELERVRPRLEAVGENLETIRKDLTKHCGVKAKEGESPSKMSFRFLSSPTEVVVENGRVKALRVEDTQLVQRGESLSAKGLGSHFDIECDSVVFAIGDKVDETLGLPCTGTEYIRNPNPDMENPGDEAYQVFDPATGQVCDGLFVIGWSRQASDGVVGKAKQDGERGIAVVNRYLTKAEAGTAEGWQDRLTKFRQLLAKRGVRTIDYADVQKLEAVERERAQELGVEFFKYKTDEDMLVAIDR; encoded by the coding sequence ATGAGCGATCCTACCAATCAACTCGTAGTCGTCATCGGCGCAGGCCCGGCTGGAGTTTACGGCGTGCGCAAACTGGCCGAAGCCGGCCACGAAGTCATCATTCTCAACCGAGACATCAAACCCGGCGGTTTGGTCGAATATGGAATTTACTTCAACAAACACAAATTGAAAGAAGGCGTGCGGAAACAGTTCCGAACGATCTTGGCTGACCCGCGCATCCATTACGTCGGCCACGTAAAAGTCGGCCAGCAGGCCGATCTGACGTTGGAAGAAGTCCGCGACTTATTGAAACCTTCCGCCATCGTCGTCGCCGCTGGCGCGCAAGGCACGAAAGCCCTGGGCATTCCGGGCGATAATGCCATCGGCGTCTATCACGCCAAAGACCTGGTGTATCACTTCAATGGGTTGCCGGAATTCACCAAACGTGATTTTCAAATGGGCGACCGCGTTGCCATTATCGGCGTCGGCAACGTGATGGTGGACATCGCACACTGGCTGGTTCACGAAAAGAAAGTTGGCGAAATCATCGCCGTCGCGCGCCGCGGCCCGGCGCAGCGAGCCTACACGGATGTTGAAATCCAGGCCGTTGCCGCCAATATGAATTTGGCAGAGTTTGATGCGGAACTGGAACGCGTTCGCCCGCGACTTGAAGCTGTCGGCGAAAACCTGGAAACCATCCGCAAAGACCTGACCAAACATTGCGGCGTAAAGGCCAAAGAAGGCGAGAGTCCCAGCAAAATGTCTTTTCGATTCCTGAGTTCGCCGACCGAAGTCGTCGTCGAAAATGGCAGAGTCAAGGCGTTGCGCGTCGAAGACACGCAACTGGTGCAACGCGGAGAATCGCTTTCGGCCAAAGGCCTTGGCTCGCATTTCGATATCGAATGCGATTCGGTCGTTTTCGCCATTGGCGATAAAGTGGACGAAACGCTGGGACTTCCCTGCACCGGCACGGAATACATTCGCAATCCGAATCCCGATATGGAAAATCCCGGCGACGAAGCCTATCAGGTCTTCGATCCGGCAACCGGGCAGGTTTGCGATGGATTGTTCGTCATTGGTTGGTCGCGGCAAGCTTCAGACGGCGTCGTCGGCAAAGCCAAACAGGATGGCGAACGCGGCATAGCCGTCGTTAATCGTTACCTGACAAAGGCCGAAGCAGGCACGGCGGAAGGCTGGCAAGATCGCCTGACCAAATTCCGGCAGCTTCTGGCTAAGCGCGGCGTGCGAACGATTGATTACGCCGATGTACAAAAACTGGAAGCCGTCGAACGTGAGAGAGCGCAGGAACTCGGCGTAGAGTTTTTCAAATACAAAACCGACGAAGACATGCTGGTGGCAATTGATCGTTAG
- a CDS encoding DUF1287 domain-containing protein yields the protein MLLGLVTGCRSVALSSRAVELPNRQLQAAMQAAANATPLEKLNASAIEQTTYTKSYDPSYVKLDYPNGDVPKETGVCADVIVRGFRSTGIDLQKEVHEDMTRSFAKYPKKWNARKPDSNIDHRRVPNLMTWFNRKGKELPITKTDKDYLPGDVVAWELGSGLTHIGLVSKIKIEGAERYAIVHNIGAGARLEDVLFQWKIIGHYRYF from the coding sequence ATGCTGCTAGGCCTGGTGACAGGTTGCCGCAGCGTTGCTCTTTCCAGCCGTGCGGTTGAATTGCCTAACCGCCAGTTGCAAGCTGCGATGCAGGCCGCCGCGAACGCAACGCCACTGGAAAAACTGAATGCTTCGGCCATCGAGCAGACGACATACACCAAAAGTTACGATCCCTCTTACGTCAAACTGGATTATCCCAACGGCGACGTTCCCAAAGAAACCGGCGTTTGCGCTGACGTTATCGTCCGGGGATTTCGCAGCACCGGGATTGATCTCCAAAAAGAAGTCCATGAAGACATGACGCGCAGCTTTGCCAAGTATCCGAAGAAGTGGAACGCACGAAAACCGGATAGCAACATTGACCATCGTCGTGTGCCGAACCTGATGACCTGGTTCAATCGGAAGGGCAAAGAGTTGCCGATCACCAAAACCGACAAAGATTATCTGCCGGGTGATGTCGTCGCCTGGGAACTTGGAAGCGGGCTGACGCACATCGGTTTGGTCAGTAAAATCAAAATCGAGGGCGCGGAACGGTACGCCATCGTTCACAACATTGGCGCAGGCGCTCGGCTGGAAGACGTATTGTTCCAATGGAAAATCATCGGGCACTACCGATACTTTTGA
- a CDS encoding SET domain-containing protein-lysine N-methyltransferase, with protein sequence MTSKIVPVDGLEAKPSNIDGRGCFATVAFKKGCKIAEFIGERISRAETARRLKGKRRIRICGVDSYWAIDSSVGGNATQFVNHSCQPNSRLSQIRGHLIFFALRDIEPGEEILLDYEESYHDDSKRCRCGAPNCRGRINK encoded by the coding sequence ATGACTAGCAAAATCGTGCCGGTTGACGGCCTTGAAGCAAAACCATCCAACATTGACGGCAGAGGCTGTTTTGCCACCGTCGCATTCAAAAAAGGCTGCAAGATTGCCGAATTTATTGGCGAACGGATTTCTCGTGCTGAAACCGCCCGTCGGTTGAAGGGCAAACGTCGGATTCGCATCTGCGGCGTGGATTCATACTGGGCGATTGACAGTTCGGTGGGCGGCAACGCCACGCAGTTCGTCAATCATTCCTGCCAACCCAACTCCCGACTGTCACAGATTCGCGGCCATCTGATCTTTTTCGCGCTGCGCGACATCGAACCCGGCGAAGAAATCCTGCTCGATTACGAAGAGTCGTATCACGATGACAGCAAACGCTGCCGTTGTGGCGCGCCAAATTGCCGAGGCCGAATCAACAAATAA
- a CDS encoding inositol monophosphatase family protein, producing the protein MENLQSYFPVLGELSLKAGAIARRHYNAQVEFERKSDDSPVTKADREIETFLRQSLEKQFPEHSILGEEFGETKKSGAHRWILDPIDGTKSFVLRTPLFGIMIALERDGVPVLGSIYFPIQEHWLIGSAETGTFLNGKPCSVSKTTELSEATMILTNPREFYSEKHGEKLQRLAKRVRLVRGFGDCYGYYLVATGLADLMVEPGQLKYHDVAPLVPILQGAGGVFTDLSGKVDLLNGQGLATNPQLHEQILQLLNAEG; encoded by the coding sequence ATGGAAAATCTGCAATCTTACTTCCCCGTCCTTGGCGAACTGAGTTTGAAGGCAGGCGCGATTGCCCGGCGTCATTACAACGCGCAAGTCGAATTCGAGCGTAAATCCGACGATTCCCCCGTCACCAAGGCCGACCGCGAAATCGAAACTTTCCTGCGCCAATCGCTGGAAAAACAGTTCCCTGAGCATTCGATTCTGGGCGAAGAATTTGGCGAAACGAAAAAATCGGGCGCGCATCGCTGGATTCTTGACCCGATTGATGGGACGAAATCCTTTGTTCTGCGCACGCCGCTGTTCGGCATCATGATCGCGCTGGAACGTGACGGCGTGCCGGTGCTGGGTTCAATCTACTTTCCGATTCAGGAACATTGGCTGATTGGTTCGGCGGAAACCGGCACGTTTTTGAATGGCAAACCCTGCTCGGTGTCGAAAACCACAGAGCTTTCCGAAGCGACGATGATTCTGACCAATCCGCGTGAATTTTATTCAGAAAAACACGGCGAGAAATTGCAGCGGCTGGCAAAGCGCGTTCGATTGGTCAGAGGCTTCGGCGATTGTTACGGCTACTACCTGGTGGCAACTGGTCTGGCGGATTTGATGGTCGAACCCGGCCAGTTGAAATATCACGACGTAGCTCCGCTGGTTCCCATTCTGCAAGGCGCGGGCGGCGTATTCACGGATTTAAGCGGCAAGGTAGATTTGCTCAACGGCCAGGGATTGGCGACGAACCCACAACTTCACGAACAGATTCTGCAATTGCTCAATGCGGAAGGATGA
- a CDS encoding DUF488 family protein, with protein sequence MIKLKRIYEAPSDDDGKRILVERLWPRGISKEKAKLDEWVKEIAPSQELRQWFKHDPAKWEEFQKRYRKELDQNQELVKELKRKVKGKTVTFVYAASDEDRNSALLLKKYLSKR encoded by the coding sequence ATGATCAAACTGAAGCGGATTTATGAAGCGCCCAGCGATGACGACGGCAAACGCATTCTGGTCGAGCGATTGTGGCCGCGCGGCATCAGCAAGGAAAAGGCCAAGCTGGATGAATGGGTGAAAGAAATTGCTCCGAGTCAGGAATTGCGCCAGTGGTTCAAACACGATCCGGCCAAGTGGGAAGAGTTTCAGAAGCGGTATCGAAAAGAGCTGGATCAAAACCAGGAACTGGTGAAGGAACTCAAGCGAAAGGTCAAAGGCAAAACCGTCACATTCGTTTACGCCGCCAGCGACGAAGATCGCAACAGCGCGTTGTTGCTGAAAAAATATCTTTCCAAACGGTAG
- a CDS encoding DUF1080 domain-containing protein produces MDSTQPGWRALGEADFTNVNCYPDTWSWKDGLLACTGKPIGVLRTKQKFTNFEYMLEWRHLRSAGNSGTFVWVPDQALTDLKSDTLPKWGIEVQILDHGYREQYEKSSGKKGDWFTTNGDIFAVGNSKLNPFPPLSPNGSRSFPRKNLSKGVGEWNHYYVRAINGEIRLWVNGEEVSGGNGAEPRTGYLCMESEGSPIEFKNIRVRELP; encoded by the coding sequence ATGGATTCCACGCAACCCGGCTGGCGCGCCTTGGGCGAAGCCGATTTTACCAACGTCAACTGTTACCCCGACACCTGGAGCTGGAAAGACGGTTTGCTCGCCTGTACCGGCAAACCCATTGGCGTACTGCGCACCAAACAGAAATTCACCAACTTTGAATATATGCTGGAATGGCGGCATTTACGGTCAGCAGGAAATTCCGGAACCTTCGTTTGGGTTCCGGACCAAGCTCTGACCGATTTGAAATCCGACACGCTGCCAAAATGGGGCATCGAGGTGCAGATTCTGGATCACGGGTACAGAGAGCAGTACGAGAAATCTTCAGGCAAAAAAGGCGACTGGTTCACGACCAACGGCGACATCTTTGCCGTCGGGAATTCCAAACTGAACCCGTTTCCGCCGCTGTCGCCAAATGGTTCGCGCAGTTTTCCGCGCAAAAATTTGAGCAAAGGCGTTGGCGAATGGAATCACTATTACGTTCGCGCCATCAATGGTGAAATCCGGTTGTGGGTGAACGGCGAAGAAGTTTCGGGTGGCAACGGCGCGGAACCTCGCACGGGGTATTTGTGCATGGAATCCGAAGGCTCGCCGATTGAATTCAAAAATATTCGCGTTCGTGAATTACCGTAG
- a CDS encoding vitamin K epoxide reductase family protein translates to MENAKLSLWRRPALIYGLAMLLSLVGLLDSIYLTVQHLAGKSVKCTVTDGCSKVLSSSYATVAGMPTASFGAMAYFTAFSLATLAAFGSQQARTWLAVLIVPMILTTCWLFYLQAFVLHAFCEFCLLSATMSSLLTLLAFLGWRSQTDRLHSSD, encoded by the coding sequence ATGGAAAATGCAAAACTCTCCCTGTGGCGTCGCCCTGCATTGATTTACGGATTGGCGATGCTGTTATCGCTTGTTGGCTTGCTGGATTCAATTTACCTGACGGTGCAGCATTTGGCGGGCAAAAGCGTCAAATGCACAGTCACGGACGGATGTTCCAAAGTGCTCAGCAGTTCTTACGCGACCGTTGCCGGAATGCCGACCGCCTCATTCGGCGCGATGGCTTATTTTACCGCGTTCAGTTTGGCGACGCTGGCGGCGTTCGGCTCCCAGCAGGCGCGCACCTGGCTGGCGGTTTTGATTGTGCCGATGATTCTGACCACGTGCTGGCTGTTTTATCTGCAAGCATTTGTGTTGCACGCTTTCTGCGAATTCTGCCTGCTGTCGGCCACGATGAGTTCGCTGCTCACGCTGCTGGCGTTTTTAGGGTGGCGATCCCAAACTGATCGCCTCCATTCATCCGACTGA
- a CDS encoding thioredoxin domain-containing protein has protein sequence MKRYLPFAIIVVVFAGAVGAGAFMYRVSHPKQSSATPVITPDPAASPKFTPENYAEKGQVVLEEFGDYQCPPCGALHPDLKKLKGEYGAKVKFVFHHFPLTRIHQHAAIAAFAAVAAGQQGKFWEMHNLLYESQDLWRETDSLAPILVNFAKQLGLNLEQFEKDINDPKVKSVVLNDMRRGEAMGVTGTPTLFLDGQMVDSEKLTLDYLREEINKKLKAKS, from the coding sequence ATGAAACGTTATTTACCGTTTGCCATCATCGTGGTGGTTTTTGCCGGAGCAGTGGGTGCCGGAGCGTTTATGTATCGCGTGTCGCATCCGAAGCAATCGTCCGCAACCCCGGTTATCACGCCCGATCCAGCCGCCAGTCCGAAATTTACGCCGGAAAATTACGCTGAAAAGGGGCAGGTCGTGCTCGAAGAATTCGGCGATTACCAATGTCCGCCTTGCGGCGCGTTGCATCCTGACCTGAAAAAGCTGAAGGGTGAATACGGCGCCAAAGTCAAATTCGTCTTTCACCACTTCCCGTTGACCCGAATCCATCAGCACGCGGCGATTGCAGCATTTGCCGCTGTTGCGGCCGGACAGCAAGGGAAGTTTTGGGAAATGCACAACTTGCTTTATGAAAGCCAGGACCTTTGGCGGGAAACGGACAGTCTGGCCCCGATTCTGGTGAACTTCGCCAAACAGTTAGGATTGAATTTGGAGCAATTTGAAAAAGATATCAATGACCCCAAAGTCAAATCCGTTGTACTGAACGATATGCGGCGGGGCGAAGCGATGGGCGTTACGGGAACGCCGACGCTGTTTTTGGATGGTCAAATGGTTGATAGCGAAAAATTGACCCTGGATTATTTGCGCGAAGAGATAAACAAAAAGCTCAAGGCGAAATCCTAA
- the sucC gene encoding ADP-forming succinate--CoA ligase subunit beta codes for MKIHEYQGKELLRRFDVKVPRGVVAHTVAEAEAAAKELGLPVLVKAQIHAGGRGKGGGVKLARTAEDVTNLAGQILGMNLVTHQTGPEGRTVRTLLIEEGLKIKQEFYLGMLLDRAESKLVFMASAAGGMDIEEVAAKTPEKILKEHIDPAVGMQAFQARKLAFGLGLAPELIGKATKFMLALYRSFVESDASLLEINPFLLTEDGELYALDAKVNFDDNGLFRHKDFADWRDLNEEAPLEIEASKFDLNYIKLDGNIACMVNGAGLAMATMDIIKLAGGEPANFLDVGGGASQERVENAFRILLADENVKAVLVNIFGGIVRCDMVARGVVEAARNLGVKVPIVVRLEGTNVEEGQRVLRESGLNFLVANGMKDAAEKAVSAAA; via the coding sequence ATGAAGATTCACGAGTATCAAGGCAAGGAATTGCTGCGCCGGTTTGATGTCAAAGTGCCGCGCGGCGTCGTGGCGCACACCGTCGCTGAAGCCGAAGCGGCGGCCAAAGAATTGGGCTTGCCCGTCCTCGTCAAAGCGCAAATTCACGCGGGCGGCCGGGGCAAAGGCGGCGGCGTCAAATTGGCCAGAACTGCGGAAGACGTAACCAATCTGGCCGGTCAAATTCTGGGCATGAATCTGGTCACACATCAAACCGGCCCCGAAGGCCGCACGGTTCGCACGCTGCTGATCGAAGAAGGCTTGAAGATCAAACAGGAATTTTATTTGGGAATGCTGCTGGATCGCGCCGAATCCAAACTGGTCTTTATGGCTTCGGCGGCGGGCGGAATGGACATCGAAGAAGTCGCCGCCAAAACGCCCGAAAAGATTTTGAAGGAACACATTGATCCGGCGGTCGGCATGCAAGCCTTCCAGGCGCGCAAACTGGCTTTCGGGTTGGGATTAGCGCCGGAACTGATCGGCAAAGCGACCAAATTTATGCTGGCACTTTATCGTTCGTTTGTGGAATCGGACGCTTCCCTGCTGGAGATCAATCCTTTCCTGCTGACGGAAGACGGCGAGCTTTACGCGCTCGACGCCAAAGTGAATTTCGACGACAACGGGTTGTTCCGCCACAAAGATTTTGCCGACTGGCGCGACCTGAACGAAGAAGCGCCGCTGGAAATCGAAGCGTCAAAATTCGACCTGAACTACATCAAGCTGGACGGCAACATCGCCTGTATGGTCAACGGAGCTGGTTTGGCGATGGCGACAATGGACATCATTAAGCTGGCAGGCGGCGAACCGGCGAACTTTCTGGATGTCGGCGGCGGCGCTTCGCAGGAACGCGTCGAAAACGCTTTTCGCATTTTGCTGGCGGATGAAAACGTCAAAGCCGTGCTGGTGAATATCTTCGGCGGCATCGTGCGCTGCGATATGGTTGCGCGCGGCGTGGTCGAAGCGGCTCGCAACCTGGGCGTCAAAGTTCCCATCGTCGTCCGCCTGGAAGGCACCAATGTCGAAGAGGGCCAGCGCGTCCTGCGCGAATCCGGCCTGAACTTCCTGGTCGCCAACGGCATGAAAGACGCCGCCGAAAAAGCAGTTTCCGCTGCTGCCTGA
- a CDS encoding restriction endonuclease subunit S, producing the protein MGELVRLERRPVDVIPDEQYAEIGLYCFGRGIFHKAPRTGAEVGDKDLYLIKEGDFILQITFAWEGAVGLVSKSEDGMYGSVRFPTFRVDESQCYPPYLFTYFKTKEGVEQLGKISPGSADRNRVLSLKRIPEVVVPLPSLEEQHRIVAWIEELAAKIEEARGLRREVTEESEALLRSIIFNASTTPTAMKDLVMLKEPDVIVQRDQVYQFAGVYSFGRGVFKGPVKMGLDFAYPRLSKLTAGNFVYPKLMAWEGALGVVPPECDGLVVSTEFPVFEIDETKVLPDVIDIYFRSPSVWPLISGESTGTNVRRRRLNPSNFLNFRMPLPPMSAQQRLRQVKAKIDAIKDIRAETAAELDALLPSVLDRAFRGEL; encoded by the coding sequence TTGGGAGAGTTGGTGAGGCTTGAGCGTCGTCCCGTTGATGTCATACCTGATGAGCAGTATGCGGAAATCGGTCTTTATTGCTTCGGGCGGGGCATTTTTCATAAAGCTCCGCGTACTGGCGCTGAAGTTGGCGACAAAGACCTTTATCTGATCAAAGAAGGCGACTTCATCTTGCAGATCACGTTTGCTTGGGAGGGTGCTGTCGGCCTGGTTTCAAAGAGCGAAGATGGAATGTATGGCTCAGTTCGATTTCCCACCTTCCGCGTAGATGAATCTCAGTGCTATCCGCCCTACTTGTTCACCTACTTCAAAACCAAGGAGGGTGTGGAGCAGCTTGGTAAGATTTCGCCTGGCTCCGCTGATCGCAATCGCGTACTCAGTCTCAAACGCATTCCAGAAGTGGTAGTGCCCTTGCCTTCACTCGAAGAGCAACACCGCATTGTCGCGTGGATTGAGGAACTTGCGGCCAAGATCGAAGAGGCGCGGGGCTTACGGCGGGAAGTGACGGAAGAAAGTGAAGCTCTGCTGCGTTCAATCATCTTCAATGCGTCAACGACTCCCACAGCGATGAAAGACTTGGTTATGCTCAAAGAGCCTGACGTCATTGTTCAGCGCGATCAGGTTTATCAGTTCGCAGGTGTGTATTCATTCGGCAGAGGCGTTTTCAAAGGGCCAGTCAAGATGGGACTTGATTTTGCGTACCCACGGCTATCAAAACTCACAGCCGGGAATTTTGTTTATCCGAAGTTGATGGCTTGGGAAGGGGCACTCGGCGTAGTTCCTCCTGAATGTGATGGCTTAGTTGTTTCGACCGAATTCCCCGTTTTTGAGATTGATGAAACGAAAGTCCTACCCGATGTGATAGATATTTATTTCCGTTCGCCTTCAGTGTGGCCACTGATTTCCGGCGAGAGCACTGGAACAAATGTAAGGCGGCGGCGGCTCAATCCATCAAACTTTCTGAATTTTAGAATGCCGCTGCCACCAATGAGTGCTCAACAGCGGTTACGCCAGGTGAAAGCTAAAATTGACGCGATCAAAGATATTCGAGCCGAGACCGCCGCCGAACTCGACGCGCTGCTGCCGTCGGTGCTCGACCGTGCGTTTCGGGGCGAGTTGTAA